A window of Punica granatum isolate Tunisia-2019 chromosome 8, ASM765513v2, whole genome shotgun sequence genomic DNA:
TTATCTTTCAACTAATAAGGTGGATAGCCCACCaaaaaataactaataaggTGGATGGAGCCTAGCTCAAATAATTTAGATTACTTATAATTTGAATAcgttttaataaatttatactttCAATTGATTCTTAACTTTCTTAAGATTTTGATAATAAAATAGAGCACTTATCTTTATAAGGTTGTTGCTGCAGCACCGAATTCCTACGCCATGGCATCGCTTATGCTGCCTCTAGAAGCCTGCCCAAAATTTCCTTTCATTGTCAAGATTTCTTGCTACCTTCTTTTTAAATAGTCTAATACTGAGTTTCCTACTTTAATTGGTTTCTTTCTTTAGTCGTATAGGTATCCTTAGGATTTTAGTTTCCTTTTATTAATCGTATTAGTTTTCTAGTTAAGCTTTTGTGTAGGCCTATAGCCATAGAAAAGACATTGAATAATATCTCTTTGGTAagtgttgacaaatatattgatgttGTGTTATGTagtgaaaaattttgaaagaaattttatgTGCGGTGAAGGTGATGGATTTTTATGCAAAGTTAATGACATGTGACATGAAACCATCTGCAGTTTGATTGACAAAACAACCAAGTAATGTAATTATCATAACgtaaatgatgaaattgaataaaaaacgAAAAGGATGAATTGAGTATTTGATCAAACGAAGAGGATCCAaagtgtattttttttttcaattggcgaCACCATCGTATATTACCcatgaagaaaaaagattacagaatatttatttcatcaaATCTATACATATTTTGCAGGGGCACATTTTTTGTGCGATTCCTTTTACAAATATCTCCAtccaacccaaaaaaaaaaagaatctaatACCCAAAATATATCTGGTATAAGAATACTTATATAAGATATAAGATTATATTAAATAGAGAAGTTCAATAACTTATGAGACGATTATAACATAAGAACATCTTTATGAGTCAATATTTTTTACAATAAATgctatatatagatgtaacaTTATCTGACATTAACTGGAAATGTTTTTGTAGAAAAGAAACTCGAGAGAAAAACTATCATCGGATGAAAGATCCAGATCGGTCTCAATGTAGCTACGGGTAATGGGTGGACTAATTGTAGATGAGactaacaatatttaatgtgACGTGCCACTTCCGATCAAATGTTACCTAAAATGTAAGATGCAACAAGAGTAAGCATCGTGAACTCTAAAGGACATGTGTTAAAATCTGATCGGGATGCTAGTACCATAATGCATTAATCCCATCTAATATTTTCATGGTCCAGTttctaattaataatcaattaaacaCAAGGTAATTTCTAGGTTGGCTCAATTGGTTTGaccattttttctttaaataattatGTCTTAGATTTGAGTCTCGTGAATATCACAAATTCACAATTGGGAAAGTTTTTTCCCCTTGATCTAAACCGACCGGCGACTGGCTTGAACATAAATTGTTAGGACCTgttattttgaaattcaaaacATCATGTAGATGCccattggaaaagaaaaaaacgagGTAGTCCCAGATTTAATACAATAAATGGGGATTCAAATGAATTCAATAGGAGTTTAACATCAAAATAGTCGGAGATGCTTCAATTTTTACAATATTTACATGTAAATCGTCTCAAGTATTTATATGTTTCATTGGCCATAAATTACATgcaaaattgaattttcaaatatataaaaatggaaaattttaaataattaatgttCTATATATGGTTCATAAGTTTTTTGAAACTAAATAACCGACATTAATTTggtgaataaaataaaaaaaattgtagaagagcttaaaaataaaaacatagtGCATgtttaaaaacaaaatttaataaaatattaaatgaacTGTATAATGCTTGtgataaatttatattgtagTTTTGACTAATTAgcttaattttgattaaaataatttaattaatttgattatgttaatattattaataaaatatataactgattcttttttgaatgaataaagtattttttattaaataaaatacttaattttgattaaactaaatatattcattttattaattcataaactTGAATTAATGCTCTATATTATATAGGtggtcaaaattttaaattaggtTCCACCATTTGTCCATAAAACTAAGTTCGTACCTCCTCAtttaacaaaatataataaatttagttACAGTTATAGTAGAtgcattataaataaataaataaatatatatattaatgtaagGTTGGGGTACCAGTTAATACTTacgtatatagatatagatgcaAAATCAGATTCCACCGACACCACTCACTcaaataagaatatatattgagGTGGTTGCCGGCTCGCTtgaaaataatgataattCATCCGTTAACTGATAATACAAGCTTAAGACGGGACGAATCTAAATTAGAAATAACTGATTAATCAATTAACCAAAGAgcgataaatatataataagataTAAAGCAACAGAAATTATAATTCCAAAGGAAGCTAACATATGAGCTATCTTAATATGCGGTGCTAATCACATAGTTgagaattacaaaaatgaaatccACGCAAAAATCGCCGGCCGTACTTGACTagtttcctctttctttttaagtATTTTCATGACAATTTTCATGGTAGATtgtcctttaattttttttccaattataatTTGTTccatttattgaaaattttaattagaatTTGTCTTTAACTTTTGCATTgattctcatttatttttttgttacatatatttaattatgttagtttggtttttaattttcttgtaaAGCTACACTTAAAGATTCATTTAATCACGTTTATTTCActcaaatcaattttaatatatatagtaatttactaattcgaaaactgaaataaatttcccttgaatttttcaactGAATTAATTTAAGCACATTCAATGATAAAactaacttatatatatatatagtaaaattaattcctaaaaatcaaaattaaattctttttattatttcaactGAATTAACTTAAGCGCATTCTCACCCTTAAATAGATCCTATACTCCATCTAAATACCAATCCCAGATCATAAGCAAGAGCAAGGGGGGCCCTTGTTACACCAAGAGCGTCCTCGGATTCATTCTCGGGAGAGAGCAAACGAAAAGGCAGATCCGAAACCGACTGACAAACTGAAAAACCTTCGCAGAATGGCAGCAAGTAGGAAAAACATTATTGTCACGTTGTTTGCGCTGTTGCTTGGATCTGCGGTGATCCAGACATGTGAGGGCTTGGGTCCGATTCCCCATCGGAAGTACTACGTGAGGGTGGAGAACGGGCTGAAAGGCCGCCCCCTGCATGCCCATCGCAAGTCCAGGGATGACGACCTCGGGGAACGCGTCCTGCAACCTGGGGATCAGTTCGAGTGGGGCTTCCACATCAACCTAATCGGGACAACTCTCTTCTTCTGTAACATGTGGTACGATTTAGGGCAGAAGTCATTCGAAGTCTTCAATTGTTTACAGGATAAGTTCATCTATGAATTCTGCGGGTACAAGAGGTGCCATTGGAAGCCGATGGATGATGGGATTTACGTCTTCCATGCAAAGACCGGGGGATGGGACAAGAAGTATTCCTGGGACAAGAAGTGATGAAGGCTGATgaataattgattaaaatgAGATATATTTGTTTTCTGAAGATATGCTAGTGGATTCACCCACCCCTTGTTGGGGTTGGTTAGTAatattattctaaaaatataacaatatagggaaaaaaaagtttaaaggATATAAGATGGCCGTTGTTAACTTGTTAATGTCGTCGATTACCGCCACCAGTAAAGTCATAATTAATCATCAATCTCTTTTCATCCATGATTGCGCAAGCAAAGTTGGTGAAGTTTGCTCCGGGCTTCAACATATGTTGCTCATCACAACtactcttcttcatcttccatATCTTTTCTGCTAACTTGGTTATAGAAAGAGGAAATAAAGGATGAAGAAGATAATGTTAAGTATGAGGtgcattatattttttcaaaaaaaaaaaactttttcgAATTCTGAGTATAACCAAACAATTGTTAATTGaagaattttaaaagttttgaaattttcgaaCATTATACATTCGGttataaaattcatttttgtGCTTTTGCACTTCTATGAGATGACAccattgatttttttccatCATTTGCCTGAGTTTTATTAGTGATTAATCGAAAGGTCACGCAATTAGAGGATGCGTTCATTCTACACGGCACCTTCCAAAGAATTGTGTCAAAttttatatgtgtatatacatagatatgcaatccatatatatatatatatatatatactgccCGAAAGTAAATGCGGCTTGCAACCTGTTTCCGGCTCCAAGATTTGTAACTACGGGGAAAAATATGTCCTTGTAACTATCATTTCCTGTCTGTCAATAACCaattaccttttctttttgaaatcGACAATTACCTTTTCCTTTTGAATGGAATCAGAATCCATGGTCATATTTGATAATTTGCAGTCGAAATCTCTGAACTGAATGTCATTCCATACCAATATACGGAGATAATGTAGCCTTCTTTGTATAGCTTACTAATTTTGTCATGCACATCTTTACATTTTTATCGTGTACAGTACATTATTTCTCTTGACTTGTTACCTTAGATATAAATATGTTCACAAGCTCATAATAATACAGTGATTACACATATCACCTGATTATGTGATGAGGCTGAGAGAGGAATGGTTATGGCCGGAAGAGGCTGAGAAGGGCTCAGACCGGCCGACAGTAAACCAGTATTATGAAGAATAATGATTAATGCCCAAATTAACCTCTGATACCATAAAGGAGTGGGGAATTATGGACATAATTAGATGGTGTAATAATCTATATTTAGGGTTTTCCTATCCTATGCCCTTAAGGCATAAGATAAGCAACCAATGATTTCTAAAATGAAGCTATATCACATTCATACATGGATTCTCATTTTAGAATGCCTAATATAAAACCCATATTAAACCCACATCTCCTCTTACCAAGTTTAATCTCAAACATTTTAATTAGAAGATCTTGACTAGTTCTTAGTGATCATGGAAGAGCTGGAGAGGATGCTTTAGAACCTTTCTTGGTTAAAAAGCGAAATTTATTCAATGTCAAAACTATGCCGATAGGATTGGGTTTGCAATAAGGAGAGGTAGAAAgtaggaaaaatgaaaaaaactGGCGTCAAAATTTTGGCACAAAATGTTGCAAGGAATTTATTTTgcagaaaaaagaataaagaaaggaatttgaattttgtcaTCTGCCAACTAATATATTCGGCAAAacccccacaaaaaaaaaatcaagctcttttaattaaattgttgggaattaatatataatatttaatgcCTAGAATAGTTAACTAAGTTTCGCCACATGTAATCGTTGATCTCTCTAGCTTACGCTAGGTGTCGCCAAACGTTGCTATGTGTCCCAGTTCCCATGTGGATCTTGCCATGTGTCGTCATGTGCTCAAGTGTtttaattacataattattattttaaaaaaagcacatgcgaaaaagaaaaattacatataataattgatttaaaaataaaaattcatcttCAAATTGctgtttaaaaataattattgaccttaattacaaatattgcttacataaaataattattctaaACAAATTATTCTccttaattacaaaaatttaacATTCGAATGGGTAGAATTATAGCGTTATACATTGGATAAATAAGTATAAAATTAActaaacgaaaaaaaaaaatatttcaatcaaATTTAAGAGTGAATTAGTATAATGACAACGCTATACATGAGAATACCAATACGAATATATTTGTATAGACTTAATTAAACGAAAAAAACTAATTTCACTGAATTTAGCATtcgaataaatatataatataataatgtcTAGAACAGTTAATTAGGTTCCGCCACGTGTAATCGTTGGCCTCTCCAGCTTCTGCCATGTGTTGCCGAACGTTGCTATGCTCCAAGTTGCCCTGTGGGTCTTGCCACAAGTCGCCATGTGTCAAGAGTCTTAATTAAATagttattatttaaaaaaagcaagtgcaaaaaggaaaaattacatttaataattgattttaaaacaaaaattcatCTTCAAATtgctatttaaaaataattattgactttaatttcaaatattacttacataaaataattattctaaaaaaattattcccTTAATTATGTAAACTTAACATTTGAATGGGTAGAATTATGGCGTTGTACAttgaagaaataaatataaacttaactaaacgaaaaaaattatttcaattgcATTTAAGAGTGGAATTAGTAGAATTACAACGTTGTACATGGGAATACCAATACAAATGTGTTTTTATAAacttaattaaacaaaaaaaaactttcacCGAATTTAGCATTCGAATcgttatataatatataatccCTTGAACATTTAACTGGGTTCTGCCATGTGTAATCGTTGGCCTCTCCAACTCCCACCATGTGTCGCCGAACGTTGCTTTGTTCTAAGTTCCCATATGGGTCTCGCCACGTGTCACCATGTGCTCAAGTGTCTTAATTACATAGttattatttaaagaaaagcatgccaaaaagaaaaattacatataataattgatataaaaataaaagtttgtcTTCAAATTGCTATTTAGAAATAATTATTGACCTTAACTACGAATATTGCttacataaaataattattataaaaaaattattcaccTTAATTGCGTAAACTTAGCATTCAAATGGGTATAGCGttgtatataataattaagtataAACTTAACTAAATGAAGAAAACTATTTCAATCGAATTTAAGGGTGGAATTAGTATAATTACGATGCTGTACATGGGAATACAAAGACGAATATGTTTGtataaacttaattaaatgaaaaactaCTCTATAAACTTAATTAAACGAAAAAACTACTCTAACCAAATTTAGCAtccaaatcaatatataatatataatgcctagaacaattaaCAAAGTTCCTCCACATGTAATCGTTGGTCTCTCCAGCTTCTGCCATATGTTGCTGAATGTTGCTATGTTCTAAGTTCCAATGTGGGTCTTGCTACGTGTCGCCATGTGCTCAAGTGTCTTAATTACATagttattattgaaaaaaacacatgcaaaaacgaaaaaaaattacatataataattgatataaaaataaaaattcatcttCAAATTGCTATTTAGAAATAATTACTGACCTTAACTACAAATATTGCttacataaaataattatcataaaaaattattctccttaattacataaaattaaCATTCGAATGGGTAGAATTATAGCTTTGTACATATAAAATAGTATAAACTTAACTAAATGAAAAAAACTATTTCAATCGAATTTAAGAATGGAATTAGTAGAAATACAACGTTGTACATGGGAATACTAATATTAATATGTTTGTATAAACTTAATTAAACGAAAAAACTACTTTAACCGAATTTAGCATTCGAATTGGTAGAATTTCACCATTGTAATTTTAATAACTAAACAAATTGGTTGAATTACATGAATATTACTAATTCGAATTACAcagatatttattattttagatttttattattatacaaTTATAACGCTGTACTTGGTAATACCAATTTTAATACGAATATGTTTATATAAacttaattaaacaaaaaaaaaactgttttAACTATATTTACTATTCAAATTGGTAGAATTACAAcattttaattctaataattaaacGAATAGGTTGAATTACGCAAATATTACCAATTCGAATTACACtaattcttattattatagatttttattattatagaatTACATCACTATACATGGGAATACCGATTTTAATACGAATATGTTTACATAAACTTAATTAAACGAGAAAACTACTTTAACATTTGAATTAGTTGAATTACAATGCTGTAATTCCAATTATTAAATGAATTGGTTGAATTACACAGATTTTACCAATATGAATTACaaggattattattattattattattattattattgatttttattattatagaatTACAGTGTTGTACATGGGAATACCAATTTTAATACGAATATGTTTATATAAacttaattaaacaaaaaaaatatgctTTAACAAGACTTAACATCTGAATTGGTAGAATTACAACGCTGTAATTCTAACAATTAAATGAATTGGTTGAAATATGCGGATGTTACCAATTCGAATTACACggatttatattattatatttttta
This region includes:
- the LOC116188835 gene encoding S-protein homolog 1-like — encoded protein: MAASRKNIIVTLFALLLGSAVIQTCEGLGPIPHRKYYVRVENGLKGRPLHAHRKSRDDDLGERVLQPGDQFEWGFHINLIGTTLFFCNMWYDLGQKSFEVFNCLQDKFIYEFCGYKRCHWKPMDDGIYVFHAKTGGWDKKYSWDKK